Genomic DNA from Erythrobacter aureus:
ATTCGGACGGGAACGCCGACCTGGCGGCGGCGCATCACATGGCGGCGCAGGAGCCGGAAGAAGACGTCCTGCTGTTCGATGCCACATTCGACGACTGGCTGTGGCCATCGATCTATGCGCCGTCGGTGCAGTATTACGAATGGGTCATCCAGCGACCGAGGATGGACAATTACCGTTACCTCAAGCGGATGTACCAATACCTGCAATGGCAGGACGGTGGCCGCAGGGGGCGTCGCTGGATCAGCAAGAACGTTCAGCATATCGCATCGCTGGAAGAACTGCTCCGGTGTTTCCCCAAGGCAACCATCGTTCAGTGCCACCGCGATCCGAGAGTTTCGATCCCGTCCCTAGCCAAGCTGACCCACACCCTCTGGTCGGCATTGGTGAACGATCCCGATCCGCATTTCGTCGGCGCCTGCATGCTCGATTGGTGGGCACGCGCGACCGATAGCTATCTCGAGACCCGCGATCGTCTGGGCGATGAGTTGCAGATCATCGATCTGCCATACGATCGTATCAAGAGCGACGCCGCTGGCGCAGCCATCGCGGTGGCCGAAGCTGCCGGAATACCGATGAGTGCAGAGAAAGCCGCCCTCCTGCGCGGGTGGGAAGCTGCGAACCCGCAGCACAAACATGGCCGCAACGACTACAGCGCCGACCAATTCGGCCTCGACGAGGAGGCCATCGGAGAGCGCTTTGCAACCTACATCGACCGTTTTGTCACTCAGGGGAGAGGCGCATGACCGTTTTGGAAGCCGACAATCCGGCGATGCTCAAGCAACTGGCCATCGATGCCTACATTTGGGGTATCCCGCTGGTTCAGACACGCATGTATCTGGAACTCGCCGAACGGCTCGAACTACCGTTCAACCAGCTCTTCGGCACGCCCGAACTGTGTACTCCGCAAAGCCTG
This window encodes:
- a CDS encoding sulfotransferase family protein, yielding MACQSATASGDRRAAMAAPDGEVSALLAEARALAGYDDFGDLAFLEPLAMLLRCVRADGNLSQSGEVAFRRNILRCLVNRLWTQRDFSAHPEIFEEDVDDPIVIIGLPRSGTTKMQRLLSALPDEDVQRTPLWRMLYPAPFEGTRADDSTRRIAAVASIGFHSDGNADLAAAHHMAAQEPEEDVLLFDATFDDWLWPSIYAPSVQYYEWVIQRPRMDNYRYLKRMYQYLQWQDGGRRGRRWISKNVQHIASLEELLRCFPKATIVQCHRDPRVSIPSLAKLTHTLWSALVNDPDPHFVGACMLDWWARATDSYLETRDRLGDELQIIDLPYDRIKSDAAGAAIAVAEAAGIPMSAEKAALLRGWEAANPQHKHGRNDYSADQFGLDEEAIGERFATYIDRFVTQGRGA